The sequence AACACCACCGGCTGCGCGGGCTTGAAGCCGGGAAAGGCCTGATCGGTGCGGCGTTCCCGACCCGTCAGCGTGTCACCGACCTGCGCGTCGTGGATGTCCTTGATGCCAGCGGCGACCCAGCCGACCGCGCCCGCCTGCAACTCCTGACCCACGATCAGTCCCGGCGTGAAGGTGCCCACCTTGTCGACATCAAAGGATTTGTCGGCGTTCATCAGGGTGATCTGGTCCTTGGGCTTCAGGGTGCCTTCCAGCACCCGCACGAACAGGATCACGCCCTGATAGGCGTCGTAGAACGAATCGAAGATCAGTGCCTTGAGGGGAGCTTCGGGATCACCGGGGGGTGGGGGGATGCGCGCCACCACCGCTTCCAGGATCTCGTCGATGCCAATGCCTGCCTTGGCCGAGGCGAACACGGCGTCGTCGGCGGGAATCCCGATGACCTCTTCAAGTTCACGGGCCGCGCCCTCCGGGTCGGCGGCGGGCAGGTCGATCTTGTTGATCACCGGCACGATTTCCAGGTTGTTGTCGATGGCGAGGTAGGCATTCACGATGGTCTGCGCCTCGACTCCCTGCGAGGCGTCCACGAGCAGCAGCACACCCTCGCAGGCGGCCAGCGAACGGCTGACCTCGTAGTTGAAGTCCACGTGCCCCGGCGTGTCGATCAGGTTCAGCACGTAGGTCTCACCGCCGCTGCCGTCGTCCTGCAGGGGGCGGGTGTATTCCAGCCGGATCGGGGTGGACTTGATGGTGATGCCCCGCTCGCGCTCCAGTTCCAGGGTGTCGAGGGTCTGGTCGCGCTTGTCGCGCACGCCCATGGCCCCCAGCCGCTCCAGGATGCGGTCGGCCAGGGTGGACTTGCCGTGGTCCACGTGGGCGATGATGGAAAAATTGCGGGTGGCCGCAGTGGGGTGGGAGGTGGGGGGCCTGACGTTCACATCCCGCAGTCTAGCCGGATGCGGGCAAAAGGACAGCGGTGGGGGGCACAGCGTTGGCCCGGCGGCGGCACGGCGAGGCGACCTTGGGGACACAGCGGCCCGCTGCCAGCCCCCTGCACAACCTGGGCGGAAAAGTGCTTCCGCTGGTGCTGGACGTGTCCGGCGGTTGTGTTCCGTCCTGTGGCCGGTCCGCTGGGGCAACTCCTCAGTGATTGTCCGGGCTGTTAGCCTCGGGACATGAGCGTTTCGCTGGCCTACCACACCGATCTGGCCCTGCGCCGCCTGGAGGGCGCGGAGGTCATGCGCCACAGCGGCTGCGTGGTCGTCCGTTCGCCGCACAACCCGACCTTCTGGTGGGGCAATTTTCTTTTGATGCCGCGTGCGCCGCAGCCGGGCGATCTGGCGCGCTGGACGCGCGCATTCGAGACCAAGTTCCCCCAGGCGGGGTGGCGGACCTTCGGGATAAACACGGCGGACGGCGAGGCGGGGGCCGCCGGAGCCTTCGAGGAGGCCGGCTTTGAGGTTCACCGGGACACGGTGCTGACCGCCGGACGGACGCAGGCGCCGCGCACGTTCAACCGGGACGCGCAGGTGCGGCGGCTGGAGGGGCCGGCCGACTGGCAGGCGGCGCTGGAGCTGCGGCTGGCCGTGAACGCGGCCGACCCCGAGCCCCTGGAACCGGCGGACTACCGGGCGTTCGCGGCCCGCAAACTCGCCGCCTACCGCGCCGCGCAGGATGCCGGGGCCGGAGCTTTCTGGGGAGCCTTCGACGCGGACGGACGGATGCTCTCCGGCCTGGGTCTGTTCGACGCCGGACAGGGAGTGGCCCGCTATCAAAGCGTGGAAACCCACCCCGAAGCGCGCTCACGCGGGCTGGCCGGCACGCTGGTGCATACGGCGGGCGAGTGGGCGCGTGAGGCGCTGGGTACCCGGACCCTGGTGATCGTGGCGGACCCGGCCTATCACGCCCAGGCCCTCTACGAACGCGTGGGCTTCCGCCCCGGTGAGGTGCAGCTCGGGTTTCAGCGGCGACCGGCGGAAGGTTAGACGCGCCCAGATGGAGACACCCGGGCGGACCAAGCCCGCACAGGCGTCCCCTCCGTACCTGTGCCGCCAGCAACCAAATTCACGGCTCACGGGCCTTGCTGACCGCCTGAGCTGACACTGCGGCCTGTTGCGATCATCTGGCGTGTGTCTGGAGGACCAGCAGCGCAGGCTTACTCGTTGTCTTCCAGAATGGCCGCGTCGTTGTACTTGTTGGCCAGAATGAAAAACGTCGGGGCCCACAGTCCTACAAAGATACCGAAGCGTTCGCCGTGCGATTTTTCCTCGTGGGTCTTCTCGGTGCCGCCCTGGGTGGCCCAGATGGCGATGGAGGCCAGGATGGAGGCCAGTCCCGCGACGGTCAGAAAGTTGGAAATGCTGCGGTTGGACATCAGTAAGTCTCCTCAAAGCGTCTCACAGGCGGCCCGGCCCGGTGCATGGTCGCCCTCTCACGCTTGGTGCCACTGTGTCTCAACCTTACCCTTCCCTCTGCAAGCTGGGAAACAGAGGTCGCATTAAGGGGGCGTTTATATCAGTCCTGTTCATCCAGCAGCCGGGGGCTGGCATCCTCCTGCAACTGCCGCCGGATGGGGGCGAAGCTGCGGCGGTGTGCCGCGCTCACACCCAGCCGCTCCAGCGCGGCGCGGTGGGCCGGCGCTCCGTACCCCTTGTGTGCCGCGAAGCCGTAGCCGGGATGCTGCGCGTCCAGTTCCAGCATCAGGGCGTCGCGCTCGGTCTTGGCGAGCAGGCTGGCGGCGGCCACGCTGTAGCTCAGGGCGTCGGCCCGGGGCGGAGCCGTCAGGGGCAGCTCGGTGCGCAGCCGCAGATAATCGGTGACCAGTGCCTGGGGTGCGGGGCGCAGCCGTGCCAGCGCCCGCCCCGCCGCCGCATGGGTCGCGCCCAGGATATTCAGGCGGTCAATCTCGTCGGGCCAGGCATGTTCCACGGCCCAGGCCACGGCCACCCGCCGGACCTCTGCGGCGTAGGCTTCGCGCTGGGCGGCGCTGAGCTGCTTGCTGTCCCGGAAGGGATACTCGGTGGCCAGGCCCGGCAGAATCACGGCCGCCACCGTCACCGGACCGGCCCACGCTCCCCGTCCCGCCTCATCCACCCCCGCCACCCGGAAGTGGCCGCGCCGCCAGTGTTCACGCTCGAAGGTCCAGTCGGGGGTCACGGAAGCGGGAGTCACGGAAGACGGGGCGGGCATGCCACGAACGGTAACAGGCGCAGAGGGGCAGCTTGCCTCAGCCCGGGATCTTCCCAGCCGCCCCGGCTGGGGCCGCCCGCTCGCGGGCCCGTGAGCGCAGCACATGCTTGAGCACCTTGCCGCTGGCCGTCTTGGGCAGGTCCTGCACCACCTGAATCCGGCGGGGCAGGGCATGACCGGGCAGGTGGGGGGCGCAGAAGCGCAGCAGCTCCTCGGCCACGACGCCGGCGCCGGGATGCAGGGTCACGAAGGCCACGGCCCACTCCTCCTCGCCCCCCCGTCCGGCCACCACCACAGCCTCATGGACGCTGGGGTGGCGGTACAGCGCCGCCTCGATCTGGGCGCTGGACACCGCCTGCCCCCCCAGGTTCAGCAGGTCGCCCGCCCGGTCCAGGATGTCCATCCGTCCGTCAGTGTGGACCACCGCGAGGTCGCCGGTATGCAGCCATCCACCCTCCAGGGCGCGGCGGGTCGCGGCGCGGTTCTTGTAATAGCCCTTCATCACCTGATTGCTGCGAATGACGATTTCGCCGGGCGTGAAGCCGTCGTGCGGTACGGGCTCGCCCCCCTCCGAGACCACCCGCACCTGCCCGCCAAACACCATGGGGTGCCCCTGACGGGCCAGCGTCCGCGCGTCCCCAGGGGCGTCCGGTTCGGGCTCGCTGATCGTGAGCACGGCACTGGTCTCAGTCAGGCCGTAGCCGTGCAGCACCTCGAATCCCTGGGCGCGTAGGCTGCTCAGCAGGCGCGGCGGTGGAGTGGTGCCTGCCACCAGCAGCCGCACCGGACGCGGCAGGCTCAGGGGGGCCGCCGGGTCGGCGAGCGGCGTCAGGATGGCCGGCGAGGCGAACAGGTGCGTGATGCCCTGGGACATCAGGGCGCGCCGGACGTGGGCGGTACTGGCGGCCGGCAGCATCACGTGGGTGCCGCCCGCCGCCGTCACCGCCCACGCGCTGCCCCAGCCGTTGCCGTGGGCCAGCGGCAACGCGTGCAGGTACACGCTGCCGGGCCGCAGATTCAGATGATACAGCAGATTGGACAGGTTGATGTAGGCGTTGCGGTGCGTGACCATCACGCCCTTGGGATCGCTGGTCGTGCCGCTGGTGTAGTTCACGCTGATGGGAGCGTCCTCGTCCAGCGCGGCGGGCAGTTTCAGAGGAGCGGGCGGCGTCCGGGCCAGCCACTGTTCAAACGTTCCGTCCCCGCCCAGCGTGATGACAGGTATCCCCAACTGCCTTAACGTCTCGCCCACCCGCGCCTGACACGTTGCGTCCACCAGCGCCACCCGGGGATCGGCGTGCCCGGCCAGGAACGCCAGCGCCTCATCCGTGAAGGCCGGATTCAGCGGCACGATCACTCCGCCGGCCAGCGGCACGGCGAGAAAGGCGAGCAGGGCGTCGGGGGTATTGGGCGAGATCAGCAGAACATGCTCGCCCGGCAGCAGGTTCGTGCGGCGCAGCAGCGTGATCAGGCGCGCGGTCCGGTCCGAGAGGTCTGTGTACCGCAGCGCCGCGTCTCCGGCCCGCAGCGCCACACGTTCCCCGTACAGCTGCAGGGCGCGCAGCACGGGTTCCAGGGGGGTCAGCGGGGTTTTCATGCGGAAGCCTCCGGGGGTGAACGCAGCACAGAAGTCGAGGTGGGCTCAGTGTGCCGATGTGTCTACTCCGTGCTCAACGGTTGTCTAGGGCAATCCATTTTTCCTCTCATTTTAACAAAAGGCGTCTAGACAAATTTCTGCTGTATGCCGCTGCGTGGCCTTCATAATCAGCCCACCGACAATTCTTCCCTTCCGGCCCGCCCCCGGGCCATTTCCTCTGAGCTTCCACACGTAATTTCCACACGGTGAGGTGTCATGTCTCAACACCAGCGTTCTCAGCTTGAAGTGCAGGGCGTCACCCTCACCTTTGGAGGGCTCAACGCCCTGACCGACGTCAGCCTCGTGGTGCCTCCGGGCGAGGTGGTGAGCATCATCGGGCCGAACGGAGCCGGCAAGACCAGCCTGCTCAACTGCATCAGCGGCTTTTACCACCCCACCCGGGGCCGCATCACCTTCGGAGCCTATGACCTCAGCCGCGCGGCGCCCAACGTGGTCACCGGCTACGGCATTGCCCGGGCCTTTCAGAACCTGGAGCTGTTCCGGGGCCTGAGCGTCGTGGAAAACCTGTTGCTTGCGCGGCACACGCACCTTCGCTACGGCCTGCTCGACAGCCTGGTCTTCTATGGCCGTGCCAGCCGCCAGGAAGCCGAGAACCGCGCGTATGTCGAGCGCATCATCGATTTCATGGAGCTGGAGGAGCACCGGTCCCATCCGGTCGGGACGCTGGCCTACGGCATCCAGAAGCGGGTGGAGGTGGCCCGCGCCCTGACCCTCTCGCCCCAGCTGCTGTTGCTCGACGAGCCCATGGCGGGCATGAACGTCGAGGAAAAGGAGGACATGGTGCGCTTCATCCTCGACATTCAGCGCGAGCAGGGAGTGACGGTCGTGCTGATCGAGCACGACATGGGCGTGGTTATGGACATCAGCGACCGGGTCTACGTGCTGGATTTCGGGCAACTGATCGCGGGCGGACGGCCTGAGGAGGTCAGCGCCGACCCGCGCGTGATCGAGGCGTACACGGGCGTGGCCGAGGCCGGACCCCACAGCGCGGAGCAGGCGGTGGGGGCATGAGCGGCTTTGAGGTCGGTGACGTGACGACCCTGACCATTCCGCAGCTGCTTGCCAGGCGGGCCGAGCAGACCCCCCAGGCGGTCGCCCTGCGTCACAAGGAATACGGCATCTGGAACGAGACCACCTATGCCACCTATCTGGACCGCGCCCGACATGTGGCCGCCGGCCTGCAGGCACTGGGCGTGCGGCGGGGCGAGAAGGTGGCGGTGCTGGCCGACAACATCCCCGCGTGGGTCTTCATGGAAATCGGCGCGCAGGCGCTGGGAGCGGTCAGCGTGGGCGTGTACCAGAGCAGCGTGGCCGAGGAAGTCCGCTATGTGCTGGACTACACCGACGCTGTGGTCGTGCTGGCCGAGGACGAGGAGCAGGTGGACAAGCTGCTGGAGCGCCGCGCCGAACTGCCGCGCGTGCGCCGGGTGATCTACGAGGACCCGCGCGGCATGAGCAAACATGCCGGCGACGACTGGTTCCTGTCCTTTGAGGAACTGCTGGAACTGGGCAAGGCGGAAGCGGCGACCGTGTTCGACCGTGAGGCGGCGCTGGGAACGCCCGACGACGTGTGCCACTTCAGCCTGACCTCCGGCACCACCGGCAACCCCAAGGCGGCCATGCTCTCGCACCGCAACCTGCTGTACATGGGGCAGGCGCTCGGGCAGGTGGATCCGCTGAAGCCGGGAGACGACTACCTGTCGTTTTTGCCGATGGCCTGGATCGGCGAGCAGATGATGACCGTGGCGGTGGCGCTGGCCAACGGCGTGACCGTCAACTTCCCCGAGAGCACCGAGACGGCCATGCATGACCTCGTGGAGATCGGCCCGCACTTCATGTTCGCCCCGCCGCGCGTGTGGGAGGGCATTCAGAGTGCCATGTTCATCCGCATGCAGGAGAGTTACGGCCCCAACCGGGCGCTGTACCGCAAGCTGCTGAAATGGAGTACCGACGCCGCCGACGCCAGCCTGAGCGGCAAGAAGGCGGGCGGAATGACGGCCTTCAAACGCTGGCTGGCGTACTGGGGCCTGACGCGTCCGCTGCTCGACCAGCTGGGTTTCCTGCGCCTGAAACGTGCGTACACCGGCGGCGCAGCGCTGGGGCCGGACGTGTTCCGCTTCTACCACGGTCTGGGCGTCAACCTGAAGCAGATCTATGGCCAGACCGAGAACATCGGCATCGCCTATGTCCACCGCGACGGCGACGTGCGCTTTGACACCGTCGGCAAGATTCTGCCCGGCGGCGAGGTCCGTATTACCGAGGAGGGCGAGATCATCAGCCGCAGTCCCGCCGTGTGCGTGGGGTACTACAAGCGGGACGAGGCCAGCGCCGAGACCATAAGGGAGGGCTGGTTGCACAGCGGCGACGCCGGACGCCTGACGCCCGACGGGCACCTGCAGGTCATTGACCGGCTGAGCGACGTGATGAAGACGGCCGCCGGGGAGACCTTCAGCCCGCAGTTCATTGAAAACCGCCTCAAGTTCAGCCCGTACATCAAGGAGGCGGTGGCCTTTGGCGACGGACAGAGCGAGGTGACGGCCTTCCTGAACGTTGATCCGCTTACCGCCGGGCAGTGGGCCGAGAAACGCCAGATCGCCTACAGCACCTACATGGACCTCAGCGGCAGGCCCGAGGTGGCCGAGCTGATTCTGGACGAGGTGCGCCAGGCCAACGAGCGGCTGGAACCCCACGAGCGCATTGCGCGCTTCGTGCTGCTGTACAAACTGCTGGACGCCGACGACGACGAGCTGACCCGCACCGGCAAGGTGAGGCGCAAGCTGATCCGCGAGAAGTACGCGCCCATCGTGGCCGCGCTGTACGACGGCTCCGAGCGGGTGCGGGTGGAGGCCACCTTCAAGTATCAGGACGGTCAGACGCAGCGGGTGGAGACCGAGGTGGTGGTTCACCGCGTTCCGGGTTCGGAACGGGCGGTGCCTCGGGTGGGACCAAGGGCCGAGCGGGTTGGAGCGTGAGGACTGTGTTCCTCCGGATCCGGACCCGCGCACAAAGGGGGAGCTGAATGGAACTTCTGCCGCAACTGCTGATCGCCGGGGTCGTGATCGGCAGCATCTATGCCCTGGCAGCGCTGGGCTTCGTGCTGATCTACAAGTCCAGCCGTGTCATCAACTTCGCGCACGGCCAGATCATCGCCACCGGAGCGTTCATCGCCTTCGCGCTGACCCAGCGGGGCGTGAACTTCTGGATCGCCGGATTGATCGCCATGCTGACGACCTTCCTGCTGGGCATGCTGATCGAGCGTGTGTTTCTGCGGCGCATGGTGGGCGAGCCGATCATCAGCGTGATCATGGTCACGATCGGTCTGAGCAGCGTTATCGACGGGCTGTTGCACCTGACGCCCTACGGCGCGGGCACCTTCAGCTTCGAGCGGCCTGCGCTGCTCACCGGGCAGGGCATTGAGCTGTTCGGTCTGCCGCTGTCCAAGACCCAGATCGCGGGCGTGCTGATGGCGCTGGGGCTGCTGGGGGCGTTTACGTATTTCTTCAACAAGAGCACCCTGGGCATCACCATGCGCGCGGTGGCCGACGACCAGATGGCGGCCATGAGCGTGGGCACCAGCGTGGAGCGGGTCTTTGCCCTGGCGTGGGCAGCGGCGGGTCTGACCGCGGCGGCGGCGGGCGTGATCCTGGGCCTGATGAGCGGCCTGACGCTGGGCGGTCTGGCGGGCATCGGCCTCAAGGTCTTCCCGGTGGTGATTCTGGGCGGCCTGGACAGCGTGATCGGCGCCATCGTGGGCGGCATGCTGATCGGAATTCTGGAAAATCTCTCGGCGGGGTATCTGGACGGCATCGTGCCGGGCGGCGGTACCCGCGAGGTCTTTCCCTTCATCGTCCTGATCATTGTGCTGCTGATCCGCCCCTACGGGCTGTTCGGAACCAAGGAGATCGAGCGTGTGTAGGTGGCTGTACACGCTGGATGACGGGCGCAACCACCGTCTGCCGGCTTCCCATGAAGGTGCCTGCTGATGCCCGCCTCCCGCTTTACCCAGACCGGCAACTACCGCACGCGCTACCGGCAGGACCAGACGATCTTTGCAACCTATTCGGAGCAACTCAGCCTGATTGTGCTGCTGGCGCTGCTGCTGCTGCTGCCGCTGATTCTGCCCAAGACCCTGCTGCGCGACGTGAACATGATCATGATCTACGCGGTCGCGGTGATCGGGCTGAACATCACCACCGGATACACCGGCCTGATCAACATCGGGCAGGCGGCCTTCATGGGGGTGGGCGCGTACGCCACCGCGCTGGCGGCCACCCGGCTGAACCTGCCGTTCTTCCTCGCCATCCCCATCGGCGGACTGGCGGGCGCACTGGTCGGCACCTTCGTGGGCCTGCCCAGCCTGCGCCTGAAGTACCTGTACCTGGCGGTGGCCACGCTGGCCTTCCAGATCATCTTCGAGTGGGGGGTGGGGCACACGCCGCTGCTCGCCCAGGGCGGCGCGATCAGCCTGCCGCAGGTGCAGGTGTTCGGCGTCAAGGCCACCTTCTTCAACCACAATTTCGTGTGGTACTACCTGATTCTGCCGGTACTGGTGGTCATGGCGCTGCTGTGGCGCAATGTGTTGCGGACCAAGCACGGGCGCTCGCTGATCGCCGTGCGTGACAACGACCGCGCCGCCGCCGCCATGGGCATCAACCCCGGCACCGCCAAGATCACGGCCTTCATGATCGGCTCGTTCTATGCGGGCATCGCGGGCGGCCTGTTCGCATACTTCCAGAAAGCCGTGGTGATCGAGGACTACGGCCTGCACATCTCCATTCAACTGCTCGCCATGGCCATCGTGGGCGGCCTGGGCAGCCTGCCGGGATCGTTCCTGGGGCCGCTGTTCATCGTGGCGCTCGACCGCGTCGTGGGCAACACCAGCAACTGGATCGGCTCCCAGAACCTCTTTCCGGCGGGGGTGGACGCCGCCACCGCGCTGCGCCCGCTGTCCTTTGGCCTCGCCATTGTCCTGTTCCTGATGTTCGAACCGCGTGGCCTCGCCAACTGGTGGCGGCTGGGGCGGCTGTATTTCAAGAAGTGGCCGTACAAGTTCTGACGGCCTGTCCTCGACTGCTTTCCCTCTTCTCCAACCGCCGTTTTTCCCTTCCCGCCCTCATTCTCCCGGAGGTTCCACCCATGAACAAGACCCTGCTGCTGTCCGCCCTGGTTTCCGTGTCCTTCGCCGCCGCCCAGAAAACCGTCACGCTGCCGTGGTCCGGGGCGATCACCGGGCCGACCAGCGACGCCGGCGCGAGCTACGGCGCGGGCGTGGAGGACTACTGCAAGTACGCCAACGCGCAGAAGATGCTGCCGGGCATCACCCTGAACTGCGTGACCCGCGACGACCAGTACAACAATGCCAACACCCAGCGCAACTACGAGGACTTCGTGGGCAACCTGAACGCCCCAGTGTTCCTGGGATACGCCACCGGCGGCGCGCTGCAGCTCAAGAGCGTGATTCAGGAAACCAAGATTCCCACGCTCACGGCCAGCTACCACATCGGTATCGTGGACGCGCCCGACAACACCTACACCTTCCTGCCGGTGAGCAGTTACAGCGAGAACATCGTGGCGCTGCTGGAATACGTGGCGAAAAAGGAGCGCGGCGCGAAGGTGGCGCTGATCGTCAACCCCAGTCCCTTCGGGCGTGACCCGGTGGTGGACGCCCGCAAGGCCGCCGAGCGGCTGGGCCTCAAGATCACCGACGTGCAGGAGGTCGGCGGCAACAACCTCGACAACACCGCGCTGCTCAAGCGGCTGGAATCCCAGGGCGCGAAGTACATCATCAACCAGAACACCGCCGGCCCGGTCGCCAACATCCTGAAAGACGCCAAGCGGCTGGGCCTGCTGGGCAAGATGCAGTTCATGGGGGCGCATTACACCGGCGGCGAGGACCTGACCAAGCTCGCCGGGGACGCCGCCAAGGACTTCATCTGGGCCACCAGCTACTACCTGTACGACGAGGGCAACCAGCCCGGCATCCAGCTTGTCAAGAAGATCGGAGCGCAGTACAAGCGCGGCGCAGACACCATCCGCAGCGTGCATTACACCAGCGGCATGATGGCCGCCGCGATCGCCATTGAAGCCATGAAACGCGCCGGGGCCAATCCGGACGCCGCCGGGGTCTACCGTGGCCTGATCAGCATGAACGGCAGCAAGGCCTTTAACCCCGGCTTTGCGGTCGGCCCGGTGACCTTCAGCGCCAAGGACCACATCGGCGCCGAGAGCCTGCGCCTGCTGCAGGCCGACGCCACCGGCAACTTCAAGGCGATCACCGGGGCACAGCGCAGCGCGATGTTCCAGCTTGTTCACCCCATGAAGTAACGCGCTGAGGTCGGGGGGCAGGTTCCACCCTGGAGACCGCGCCCCCCGAAGGCCCCCACGCGCGGCGTTTCTTTCGCTCTTCGTACTGTTCTGTCCCCGCTGTTTCTGGAGGTGACCGCTTGACCCTTTCTTCCCCCCAGCCCGTTCCCACTCCACCGCCCCGGGCGGCCCCCGGCACCGATGACCTGACCGTCAACAACGTGGAAGTGGTGTACCACGACATCATTCAGGTGCTGCGTGGCGTCAGCCTGACCGTGCGGGCCGGACAGGTCACGTCCCTGCTGGGCACCAACGGTGCGGGCAAGACCACCACCCTGCGGGCCATCTCGGGCCTGCTCAAGCCCGAGAACGGCAAGATCCGCGAAGGCACCATCACCTTTGGGGGCAAGACGCTCAGCGCCATCGGCGGCACCGAGGTGGTGAAGGCCGGCGTGGTGCAGGTGCCCGAGGGCCGGCGTGTTTTCAAGCACCTGTCGGTGGAGGAGAACCTGCGCGCCGGGGCCATCCTGGGCCGGGGCGACTGGCACGCGGACCTGGAGCGCATCTACACCTACTTTCCCAAGTTGCCCGCGCTGCGGCACAAGCAGGCCGGCTACACCTCCGGCGGCGAGCAGCAGATGATCGCCATCGGCCGCGCGCTGATGGCCCACCCCCGGGTCCTGCTGCTCGACGAACCCTCGCTGGGCCTCGCGCCGCTGCTCGTCGCCGAGATCTTCGACAATGTGCGCCGCATCAACCGCGAGGAGGGTCTGAGCGTGCTCGTCGTCGAGCAGAACGCCAACATCGCCCTCAGGAACAGCGATTACGGTTACGTCATGGAAAACGGCCGCATCGTTATGGAGGGCCTGAGTGCCCAGTTGGCGAGCAACCCCGACGTCAAGGAGTTCTATCTGGGGGTGACCGAGGGCGGCGCGCGCAAGAGCTTTAAGGACGTCAAGAGCTACAAGCGGCGCAAGCGCTGGATGTAGGCGGGCGCTGTGTAGGCAGGCACTGTGCAGGCGGGCGCTGAGGTCCAGAGACACAGAGGTCCTGCGGCCACCGGCGGGACCGCCCCGCCGTCATTTCACTTCTCTCCCCGTGTGGGGACGGCCGGACCGGGGAACATTGTTCCGTCACGCCGGCCGGTGGGGACGCTTATGACCAATACACTTTCGCACGGTTCCACCTCGCCGCCCGGTGCCGCGGCCCTGCTGGGCCGACTCCGGGACCTTCCCCTCTACCGCGGGACCCTGCGCGGTCTGGCGCAGGACACCCCCTGGACCGAGCTGCCCTTCCTGACCCGCGAGCAACTGACCTCGGCCTTCGAGGCGGGAGAGCTGGCCCATCCCGAGGCCGTGCGGGTGCACCTCACGCCGCATCCGGGCGGGGGCTGGCTGCCGGAATACGCCACGCGGGCGGATATTGACGCGCACGGTCAGGCGGCGGCGGCGGCCCTGGCGCGGGCGGGCGTCCGGCCCGGCGACCACGTTCAGGTGGCCTTCGGCTATCACCGATTTGCGGGCGGCTGGATCATGCAAGACGGACTGGAGACCCTGGGCGCCAAGACCATTCCCTTCGGTCCCGGCGAGTCCGAGGCGCAGCTGGATACTCTCCGGAAACTGGGCGTGCGGGTGCTGGTCAGCGCCCCGAGCTTTGCGCAGAAGCTGGGCGAGGCGGGCGCGCACGTGGAACTGCTGATCTCCTCGGGCGAGCCGCTGACGAGCATCGCGGGCCGCCGCGAACGGGTGGAAGCGGCGCTGGGGGGCGTGGCCCTGGACGCCTATGCCAGCAGCGAGGCGGGTTTAATGGCCCTGGAAACCCCCGAGAAGCACGGCCTGCGCGTGGTGGAAGACTGGGTCTACCTGGAGGTGGTGGACCCGGAAAGCGGGCGGCCCGTACCGGACGGCGAGCGCGGAGAGCTGATCGTCACCCACCTGACCAAACAGGCCATGCCGCTGCTGCGCTTTCGCACCGGCGACCTGACCCGCCTGGAGCGCCGCCCGGACGGTGTGTATCTGCCCGGCGGCGTGTTCGGCAATGTGGGGGGCATGCTCAAGGTCAAGGGCGTCAAGCTGTTCCCGCGCGAGGTGGCCTTCTGGCTGGCCGGACACGGACTGGACCACACCCAGCACACGCTGCGGCTGTGGTCCCAGGCGGGCGCAGACCGGGTGGGCCTGGAGGTGCGCGGTGGGCGACGGGATGACCTGGAGGCTGTGCAGGCCGACTTCCAGCGGCGCTTTGCCATGCGGCTCGATACCCTGAGCGTCTTGCCGGACCACGGCGGCGCGGGGGTGCTTGATGAACGGACATGACGCCGCGCACAGCGGAAACTCGGCGAACCAGATAAAGCCCCGCATGATCGCGGGGCGGGTTCACCGACTTCACCCGGTCGGTCATGGTTGTTGGACACCCTCAGGATGGCGGAACTCGCCCCGGCGCGTGTGTGGGGCAACTTAAGTCCACATTGGGCGCGACTTTATCTGGCGTTGAGCGTGGCCCCGGGAGCCGCATGTGATAAACGGTGGGGTGTGACGGGTCGCAAGAAGCAGAAGATCAGAATTGCCCGCCCCCCCGCGCCGGCGGCCGGGGAAACGGTGGAAGAGTATTTCGGGGTTCGTCCGGCCCGCTTGGCCCCGCGGCTGCAGGACCTGCAGGCCCGGACCAAGCCCGGCGTGCGCGGCTTTCCTGGCGTGGACGCGGCCCAG comes from Deinococcus aerophilus and encodes:
- a CDS encoding AMP-binding protein — its product is MSGFEVGDVTTLTIPQLLARRAEQTPQAVALRHKEYGIWNETTYATYLDRARHVAAGLQALGVRRGEKVAVLADNIPAWVFMEIGAQALGAVSVGVYQSSVAEEVRYVLDYTDAVVVLAEDEEQVDKLLERRAELPRVRRVIYEDPRGMSKHAGDDWFLSFEELLELGKAEAATVFDREAALGTPDDVCHFSLTSGTTGNPKAAMLSHRNLLYMGQALGQVDPLKPGDDYLSFLPMAWIGEQMMTVAVALANGVTVNFPESTETAMHDLVEIGPHFMFAPPRVWEGIQSAMFIRMQESYGPNRALYRKLLKWSTDAADASLSGKKAGGMTAFKRWLAYWGLTRPLLDQLGFLRLKRAYTGGAALGPDVFRFYHGLGVNLKQIYGQTENIGIAYVHRDGDVRFDTVGKILPGGEVRITEEGEIISRSPAVCVGYYKRDEASAETIREGWLHSGDAGRLTPDGHLQVIDRLSDVMKTAAGETFSPQFIENRLKFSPYIKEAVAFGDGQSEVTAFLNVDPLTAGQWAEKRQIAYSTYMDLSGRPEVAELILDEVRQANERLEPHERIARFVLLYKLLDADDDELTRTGKVRRKLIREKYAPIVAALYDGSERVRVEATFKYQDGQTQRVETEVVVHRVPGSERAVPRVGPRAERVGA
- a CDS encoding branched-chain amino acid ABC transporter permease, whose product is MELLPQLLIAGVVIGSIYALAALGFVLIYKSSRVINFAHGQIIATGAFIAFALTQRGVNFWIAGLIAMLTTFLLGMLIERVFLRRMVGEPIISVIMVTIGLSSVIDGLLHLTPYGAGTFSFERPALLTGQGIELFGLPLSKTQIAGVLMALGLLGAFTYFFNKSTLGITMRAVADDQMAAMSVGTSVERVFALAWAAAGLTAAAAGVILGLMSGLTLGGLAGIGLKVFPVVILGGLDSVIGAIVGGMLIGILENLSAGYLDGIVPGGGTREVFPFIVLIIVLLIRPYGLFGTKEIERV
- a CDS encoding branched-chain amino acid ABC transporter permease, producing MPASRFTQTGNYRTRYRQDQTIFATYSEQLSLIVLLALLLLLPLILPKTLLRDVNMIMIYAVAVIGLNITTGYTGLINIGQAAFMGVGAYATALAATRLNLPFFLAIPIGGLAGALVGTFVGLPSLRLKYLYLAVATLAFQIIFEWGVGHTPLLAQGGAISLPQVQVFGVKATFFNHNFVWYYLILPVLVVMALLWRNVLRTKHGRSLIAVRDNDRAAAAMGINPGTAKITAFMIGSFYAGIAGGLFAYFQKAVVIEDYGLHISIQLLAMAIVGGLGSLPGSFLGPLFIVALDRVVGNTSNWIGSQNLFPAGVDAATALRPLSFGLAIVLFLMFEPRGLANWWRLGRLYFKKWPYKF
- a CDS encoding ABC transporter substrate-binding protein; translated protein: MNKTLLLSALVSVSFAAAQKTVTLPWSGAITGPTSDAGASYGAGVEDYCKYANAQKMLPGITLNCVTRDDQYNNANTQRNYEDFVGNLNAPVFLGYATGGALQLKSVIQETKIPTLTASYHIGIVDAPDNTYTFLPVSSYSENIVALLEYVAKKERGAKVALIVNPSPFGRDPVVDARKAAERLGLKITDVQEVGGNNLDNTALLKRLESQGAKYIINQNTAGPVANILKDAKRLGLLGKMQFMGAHYTGGEDLTKLAGDAAKDFIWATSYYLYDEGNQPGIQLVKKIGAQYKRGADTIRSVHYTSGMMAAAIAIEAMKRAGANPDAAGVYRGLISMNGSKAFNPGFAVGPVTFSAKDHIGAESLRLLQADATGNFKAITGAQRSAMFQLVHPMK
- a CDS encoding ABC transporter ATP-binding protein, whose amino-acid sequence is MTLSSPQPVPTPPPRAAPGTDDLTVNNVEVVYHDIIQVLRGVSLTVRAGQVTSLLGTNGAGKTTTLRAISGLLKPENGKIREGTITFGGKTLSAIGGTEVVKAGVVQVPEGRRVFKHLSVEENLRAGAILGRGDWHADLERIYTYFPKLPALRHKQAGYTSGGEQQMIAIGRALMAHPRVLLLDEPSLGLAPLLVAEIFDNVRRINREEGLSVLVVEQNANIALRNSDYGYVMENGRIVMEGLSAQLASNPDVKEFYLGVTEGGARKSFKDVKSYKRRKRWM